A window of the Tunturibacter empetritectus genome harbors these coding sequences:
- the pruA gene encoding L-glutamate gamma-semialdehyde dehydrogenase: protein MATMNLTHSAPATLPKTPFSNEPFVDFSTAENKRRMQEALTRVESELGREYDIVIGGKRLKTEGKIVSKNPARPAEVIGIHQRAAAEHVEGAMKAAQTAFLSWSKVPVAERAALLFRAAEMIRERSFEFCAWLTFEVGKNWGEADADVGETIDFLEFYGREALRLSEAKTPIQFPGERNQLRYVPLGVGAVIPPWNFPFAIMAGMTAASIVTGNTVILKPSVDAPTIAAKFFELLKEVGLPDGVVNLCPGEGPEFGSEVVAHPQTRFIAFTGSKAVGLEIHERAAKTQPGQVFIKRTILEMGGKDSIIVEADCDLDAAVDGVVASAFGFNGQKCSACSRAIVAADIYDVFCDRLQEKVAKIKTGDPAENVYTGPVISEKSYRKTLDYIEIGKKEGTVLNGGHAIETPGGGYYIAPTVIADVAPTARIALEEIFGPVLAVIKSKSFDDALAIANSTEYGLTGAIYTASREKLDRAREEFHVGNLYFNRKCTGAMVGAHPFGGFNMSGTDSKAGGPDYLLLFTQAKSIAEKIGHASAAEEKQADQMGM from the coding sequence ATGGCTACTATGAATCTCACCCACTCCGCCCCGGCGACTTTGCCGAAGACACCATTTTCCAACGAACCGTTTGTCGACTTTTCGACGGCTGAGAATAAGCGCAGGATGCAGGAGGCGCTGACGCGCGTCGAGAGCGAGCTTGGCCGCGAGTATGACATCGTCATCGGCGGAAAGCGCTTGAAGACTGAGGGGAAGATTGTCTCGAAGAATCCGGCACGGCCGGCGGAGGTGATCGGGATTCATCAGCGAGCGGCTGCGGAGCATGTGGAAGGCGCGATGAAGGCCGCGCAGACGGCGTTCTTGAGCTGGAGCAAGGTGCCTGTAGCCGAGCGGGCTGCGCTGCTGTTTCGGGCGGCGGAGATGATTCGCGAGCGGAGCTTTGAGTTCTGCGCGTGGCTGACCTTCGAGGTGGGCAAGAACTGGGGCGAGGCGGACGCGGATGTGGGCGAGACGATCGACTTTCTGGAGTTCTATGGACGCGAGGCGCTGCGGCTAAGTGAGGCGAAGACGCCGATTCAGTTTCCTGGTGAGCGCAATCAGCTGAGGTATGTTCCGCTGGGTGTGGGTGCGGTGATTCCGCCGTGGAACTTCCCCTTTGCGATCATGGCGGGGATGACGGCAGCTTCGATTGTGACTGGAAATACGGTGATCTTGAAGCCTTCGGTGGATGCTCCTACGATTGCTGCGAAGTTTTTTGAGTTGCTGAAAGAGGTTGGGCTGCCGGATGGGGTTGTGAACCTTTGTCCGGGCGAAGGGCCGGAGTTTGGCAGCGAGGTTGTCGCGCATCCGCAGACTCGGTTTATTGCGTTTACGGGATCGAAGGCGGTGGGGCTGGAGATTCACGAACGCGCGGCGAAGACACAGCCGGGGCAGGTGTTCATCAAGCGGACGATTCTGGAGATGGGCGGGAAGGACTCGATCATCGTTGAAGCTGACTGCGATCTGGACGCTGCGGTGGATGGTGTGGTGGCGAGTGCGTTTGGGTTCAATGGGCAGAAGTGCTCGGCGTGTTCGCGGGCGATTGTTGCGGCGGATATCTATGACGTGTTCTGCGATCGGCTGCAGGAGAAGGTGGCGAAGATCAAGACGGGTGATCCGGCGGAGAACGTCTATACCGGGCCGGTGATCAGCGAGAAGTCGTACCGCAAGACGCTGGACTACATTGAGATCGGCAAGAAGGAAGGCACGGTGCTGAATGGCGGCCACGCTATCGAGACGCCGGGGGGCGGGTACTACATCGCGCCAACGGTGATTGCGGATGTGGCTCCGACGGCTCGGATTGCGCTCGAGGAGATCTTTGGGCCGGTGCTGGCGGTGATCAAGTCGAAGAGCTTTGATGATGCGCTGGCGATTGCGAATAGCACGGAGTATGGGCTTACGGGTGCGATCTACACGGCTTCGCGAGAGAAGCTGGACCGGGCGCGAGAGGAGTTTCACGTTGGCAATCTGTACTTCAACCGGAAGTGCACCGGCGCAATGGTTGGGGCGCATCCGTTTGGCGGGTTCAATATGAGCGGGACTGATTCGAAGGCTGGCGGGCCGGACTATCTGCTGCTGTTTACGCAGGCTAAGAGCATTGCGGAGAAGATTGGGCATGCTAGTGCGGCGGAGGAGAAGCAGGCAGATCAGATGGGGATGTAA
- a CDS encoding response regulator transcription factor has product MNRIILADDQAIFRAGAARMLSLEEDMRIVAQCEDAPKLFAAIDGLRGSIVLLSSSLRVEVKDLLARTQIAGSRTVLVAENSELVPEEIATLFDGILHRNVAGSVLVDCIRRVARGQRFVQRANVTTMQSSDSVGARVRDRLTPKEMQIVALIVQGCKNKDIAQQLGTKEQVIKNYLRSIYDKSGVSDRLELALFTIHHRVLAEAAAKAGHLIQMKSA; this is encoded by the coding sequence ATGAACCGAATTATTCTCGCTGACGACCAGGCCATCTTCCGCGCAGGCGCAGCCAGAATGCTGTCGCTTGAAGAAGACATGCGCATCGTCGCCCAGTGTGAGGACGCGCCGAAGCTTTTCGCCGCAATTGACGGGCTGCGCGGCTCGATCGTCCTTCTCTCCTCCAGCCTGCGTGTCGAAGTGAAAGATCTGCTCGCCCGCACCCAGATAGCAGGCAGCCGCACGGTTCTGGTAGCCGAGAACTCGGAGCTTGTTCCCGAAGAGATCGCCACACTCTTCGATGGGATTCTCCATCGCAACGTCGCCGGCAGTGTGCTGGTCGACTGCATTCGTCGGGTCGCTCGCGGCCAGCGCTTCGTGCAGCGCGCCAACGTCACCACCATGCAAAGCTCCGACAGCGTCGGCGCCCGCGTCCGCGACCGGCTGACTCCGAAGGAGATGCAGATTGTTGCGCTGATCGTTCAGGGCTGCAAGAACAAAGACATCGCCCAGCAGCTAGGCACCAAAGAGCAGGTCATCAAAAACTACCTCCGCAGCATCTACGACAAGTCAGGCGTCTCCGACCGTCTCGAGCTGGCCCTCTTCACCATCCACCACCGTGTCCTCGCCGAAGCCGCAGCCAAGGCCGGTCACCTCATCCAGATGAAGTCTGCCTGA